One window of Athalia rosae chromosome 2, iyAthRosa1.1, whole genome shotgun sequence genomic DNA carries:
- the LOC105692295 gene encoding uncharacterized protein LOC105692295 isoform X1 codes for MRLDAWNAAGEMNEATSKSGALQETTSGSPSASDTGMELGLNSWFPAYGFHAPQLQLQIHAATHYQPNFQPTHEDTSRSNDTLLVQQVEFLETILEETSDDLQSDSDRSGTAYWLGSDSETESVIHVRARHTEEKLDGSGSDCNSVVPKKRRRKNCNEDDEDAVMMYGDDEEEEEEEEEEEEERDEDYSSSSRSSSLLQFETLERNCATTCRDSPSSYSFDSLDFASRRCNANFGNTSPDSLEGRSVDSENVQIATNGVGSALGRERLANGVPKIRPYRSFESLDTCQKLDEPGHPNGVFGALYATGKTRNHSTYDDDEEDEEDEEGYDEYDDVDVRVSRGRRLAAARDRDFWHRGSDEDDEDPSEFESFGDRAGFGADAPLGYSTSLDRRNIIDLREIGIETKRDAMFDLRSGQAVASAAALMQSRINIAGAMGRGGGGGGGGGGGGGSSAGQQGWSEQAFNFRFTDKSQSVPSLATDVSTHGGSSRRCSISPSQLHFEAQDFENFVQVSSVPVGLHLCGLATHDAHRASSEHTDHEMADLPGADDAPPEQRGEEPEQQPRPITSTVRTQDRTETNVLLVPVPMTEDRDVDGIVDEAIRQFKREVELAQEDAGPSSDAGSFKQRARRVKNNASYELAQQSEVDDEQLARRMPPRDDLEDGAPRPTPRRRIRNNASYELAQQFDYVRAIAGQRQFQRMDACDELEEPAASISGSPTGRGLKVAELVEEMSKGYATTGSAMNLASVNGFAPPRDARVYSKSSENVSERSRLAVRDDRVQGRGRTEQKKRAKAFAGDDAEPDSVLGRIKKNSDSFSTLGESASAPTPANDGSLDATYLQSKPTDEPLADHHHHHHHHHHHPLRNVNNNNNNHRSHDDENNENRGGRRGDGDRRQDEPETENKTDEDMEFADDDSAEEVEVVEIGGKNSRLKANANVIEYLNGGNNAVGMTVSSTPNLHKMSFIGEFYPERTSGGGLHGRSSRDVRDSGTDTDPFVDDVDEGIGSVKDYDRLFHGSVRSESAIGARSHRDVDGHPEAGRPDDVAATCDRVNNERRSRAGSSTTSGNTSLGEGSTASEWPQRPEADDVYPPLDPRAEPLQRIASLKRSGTVEAAKQTGATDASGASRDMSSKFTSSSPVTAAGHHADDTVKMNAEKKRGLGGFLQRFSRLRFSGRSKVPRSELSSKNSDARPNNVKVINKSVQDNKRANKEPDYVIIPLHAPADETRDERRPLVETTPRQRQEETGKSTDVQRSGSNLSSNSRSAISSKPPLPPQPPRAGALSARPPSGLGSRRRAATDLGSPTAIEMAKARAMQAGSERPVGLLETDLDAADVAEPPVDHQVGVATPATANKKTRSLLNLNHGRAVPGGRNVLNAPQSPGGTSVEGAVACGHQRPHKSMEFLLDKENLHFVKPPENELQKVGERVPSEHELRVQRSLQRLNVPDWYKNSPAARDGFRLKRHSDASQHGGWRTLGPKTTSLSSLSSSNKPPAGPLLSPSPTPPVFSRWSTNLLNSAGSSPASSARSSFNHRQPYLGWRSQERLSNPRTPAERLAQGILPNVPPSSNKKQATSFGPAQQLEVRNSIKEVTSAIVHYVQSGQEVNGGRLSPRQDDWEDRGGARSTSPRGSVKLCWMESSFVGIRPVDSPKTPMSLSADPECCAICNSTPTEPCTCVDSAASGLFLDLTPDGGQKMSPSPSSHHHHRHHRESDSTMADTSQLGETSPPYNMQGGQVRRKSEGSDTLPMKNVSKSSSLRNRRVSFDNVQDTSGTSQSQQQQLFEKMMVRCRYGKCTNSVTAGEARRSFKTCHNCSYAYCSRECRRAHWERHRRTCLHSRAGTLCRQVLSSAKKDGHTLQHISTLARRGYCSHGRGAVKCFFTSPESAEKFISNGFIDLGEPTYIRWPDLLPSEMGTELHAELMRLCKSYNPDSKLVLYVAVCVVSEVPTMGAVRWERQLVSRCAKIRLAGSCKEPNAILVTSNVQQHQQQQQSERQTSPCNITREMDSPETLVLTSFPGTNGQNTPQRAREISFTNIQRQLRLRGVSLRKHFPQVYRKLCSYVDGSVDKFAPVTIYPRDQASGKSFMCIIMLDAEPERLQLLPTDSSRVRTVDISIEQE; via the exons ATACCTTGCTGGTGCAACAGGTTGAATTTTTGGAGACGATCTTGGAAGAAACGTCCGATGATCTACAGAGCGACTCCGACCGGAGCGGCACGGCCTACTGGCTCGGATCCGATTCGGAAACCGAAAGTGTCATCCATGTACGAGCTCGTCACACGG aagaaaaattggacggCAGTGGAAGCGACTGTAATTCGGTGGTGCCGAAGAAACGCCGTAGGAAAAACTGCaacgaggacgacgaggacgcgGTGATGATGTACggggacgacgaggaggaggaagaagaggaagaggaagaggaggaggagagggacGAAGATTACTCGTCCTCGTCCAGGTCGAGTTCTTTGCTACAATTCGAAACTCTGGAACGGAACTGCGCCACCACCTGCAGGGACTCGCCTTCCAGCTACAGTTTCGACTCGCTGGACTTCGCGAGTCGCCGGTGCAACGCGAATTTCGGTAACACGTCACCCGACAGTCTCGAGGGTCGGAGCGTGGACAGCGAAAACGTGCAGATCGCGACGAACGGCGTCGGTTCCGCTCTGGGTAGGGAACGGCTGGCCAACGGGGTGCCGAAAATCAGACCTTATCGCAGTTTCGAAAGTCTAGACACCTGCCAGAAGCTAGACGAACCTGGACACCCGAACGGCGTGTTCGGCGCGTTGTACGCCACGGGAAAAACGCGGAATCATTCgacgtacgacgacgacgaggaggacgaggaggacgaggagggaTACGACGAATACGACGATGTTGACGTACGAGTATCTCGTGGACGACGCTTAGCCGCCGCACGTGACAGAGACTTTTGGCACCGAGGAtccgacgaagacgacgaggaTCCGTCCGAGTTCGAGAGCTTCGGGGACAGAGCGGGCTTCGGTGCGGATGCCCCTTTGGGCTACTCCACGTCGCTGGACCGTCGCAATATCATCGATCTGCGGGAGATCGGCATCGAGACAAAGCGTGACGCTATGTTCGACTTGAGATCCGGCCAAGCCGTGGCCTCAGCCGCCGCTCTGATGCAGAGCCGGATAAATATAGCGGGTGCCATGggccgcggcggcggcggcggcggaggcggaggcggaggcggcGGTAGTTCAGCCGGCCAACAAGGGTGGAGCGAACAGGCTTTTAATTTTAGATTCACGGATAAATCTCAGAGCGTACCCAGTCTGGCCACCGACGTCTCCACGCACGGTGGATCGTCGCGTCGTTGCAGTATATCGCCGTCGCAATTGCACTTCGAAGCGCAGGACTTTGAGAACTTCGTTCAGGTGTCGAGTGTCCCGGTCGGGCTTCATCTCTGCGGGCTGGCGACCCACGATGCGCATCGGGCGTCGTCCGAGCACACCGATCACGAAATGGCGGACCTCCCCGGGGCCGACGACGCTCCGCCGGAGCAACGGGGCGAGGAGCCCGAGCAGCAGCCGCGGCCGATCACATCGACGGTGAGGACGCAGGACAGGACGGAGACGAACGTCCTCCTGGTTCCCGTACCGATGACGGAGGACCGCGACGTCGACGGTATCGTCGACGAGGCGATAAGGCAGTTCAAACGGGAGGTCGAACTGGCCCAGGAGGACGCGGGGCCCTCGTCGGACGCGGGGAGTTTCAAACAACGCGCCAGGCGGGTGAAAAATAACGCGAGCTACGAACTTGCGCAACAATCCGAGGTGGACGACGAGCAGCTGGCGCGAAGGATGCCGCCTCGCGACGATCTGGAAGACGGAGCGCCGCGACCTACGCCCAGACGTAGGATTCGCAACAACGCCAGTTACGAGCTGGCGCAACAGTTCGATTACGTAAGGGCGATCGCCGGGCAACGGCAATTCCAGCGTATGGACGCGTGCGACGAACTGGAGGAGCCCGCCGCCTCGATCTCCGGGTCGCCGACCGGTCGGGGGTTGAAGGTCGCGGAGCTCGTGGAGGAGATGAGCAAGGGGTACGCAACCACCGGGTCCGCGATGAATCTCGCATCCGTCAACGGTTTCGCACCGCCGCGCGACGCCCGCGTTTACTCGAAATCGAGCGAGAACGTGTCGGAGCGGAGCAGACTCGCCGTACGCGACGATCGCGTCCAAGGTCGCGGCAGGACGGAGCAAAAGAAGCGGGCGAAAGCGTTCGCCGGGGACGACGCGGAACCGGATTCGGTACTTggtcggataaaaaaaaactcggattCATTTTCAACGCTTGGAGAAAGTGCTAGCGCACCGACCCCCGCTAACGACGGATCATTAGACGCAACTTATTTACAAAGTAAACCCACCGACGAGCCCCTAGccgatcatcatcatcatcatcatcatcatcatcatcatcctctACGTAACgtaaacaataacaataacaatcaCCGCAGTCACGACGACGAGAACAACGAAAACCGTGGCGGTCGTCGCGGCGACGGCGATCGTCGGCAAGACGAACCGGAAACGGAGAATAAAACGGACGAGGACATGGAATTCGCGGACGACGACTCCGCGGAGGAGGTCGAAGTTGTGGagatcggtggaaaaaattcccgTCTCAAAGCGAACGCCAACGTGATCGAGTATCTGAACGGCGGTAACAACGCGGTAGGTATGACCGTCAGCAGCACGCCGAATCTTCACAAGATGTCGTTCATCGGTGAATTTTATCCGGAGCGAACTAGCGGCGGCGGTCTGCACGGTCGGAGTTCGCGCGACGTGCGCGACTCAGGAACCGACACCGACCCCTTCGTGGACGACGTGGACGAGGGCATCGGTAGCGTCAAGGACTACGACCGGCTGTTCCACGGCTCGGTGAGATCGGAGTCGGCGATCGGCGCCCGATCGCACCGCGACGTCGACGGTCACCCGGAAGCGGGGCGCCCGGACGACGTCGCCGCTACGTGCGACCGCGTCAACAACGAGAGGCGATCGAGGGCGGGCAGTTCCACCACTAGCGGAAACACCAGCCTCGGCGAGGGCAGCACGGCCAGTGAATGGCCGCAGAGACCGGAGGCCGACGATGTTTACCCCCCACTCGATCCGCGGGCCGAGCCGCTCCAGCGGATCGCCAGTCTCAAACGGAGTGGGACCGTCGAGGCGGCGAAACAAACCGGAGCGACAGACGCGAGCGGCGCGTCCCGCGACATGTCGTCGAAATTTACGTCGTCATCCCCCGTAACCGCCGCCGGTCACCACGCGGACGACACCGTCAAAATGAACGCGGAGAAAAAGCGGGGACTCGGCGGATTCCTCCAGAGGTTCTCCCGGCTACGGTTCAGTGGACGTTCGAAAGTGCCTAGGTCCGAGTTGTCGAGTAAAAACAGTGACGCGAGACCGAACAACGTTAAAGTGATCAACAAATCAGTGCAGGATAACAAACGAGCGAACAAGGAACCGGACTACGTCATCATACCGCTTCACGCGCCCGCCGACGAAACGCGCGACGAACGTCGCCCGCTCGTCGAGACGACGCCGCGGCAACGTCAGGAGGAAACGGGAAAGTCGACCGATGTACAGAGGAGCGGTTCTAATCTGAG tTCGAATTCGCGGTCGGCAATCTCCAGTAAACCGCCCCTACCGCCTCAACCTCCACGAGCGGGGGCGCTGAGCGCACGTCCACCCTCGGGCTTGGGGTCGCGCAGACGCGCGGCAACTGATCTCGGAAGCCCGACGGCCATCGAGATGGCGAAAGCTCGCGCGATGCAGGCAGGCTCCGAGCGCCCCGTGGGCCTGCTCGAGACGGACCTCGACGCAGCCGACGTTGCCGAGCCACCCGTCGATCACCAGgtgggcgtcgcgacgcccgccaCCGCCAACAAGAAGACCAGGAGCCTCCTGAATCTGAATCACGGTCGGGCCGTTCCGGGAGGACGTAACGTGTTGAACGCACCCCAATCACCGGGAGGTACCAGCGTCGAGGGCGCCGTTGCCTGCGGACACCAACGCCCCCACAAGTCCATGGAGTTCCTCCTCGACAAGGAAAACCTACACTTCGTCAAG CCTCCAGAGAACGAGTTGCAGAAAGTCGGCGAACGAGTACCGAGCGAACACGAACTTAGGGTACAGCGTTCCCTTCAGAGGCTCAATGTCCCCGATTGGTACAAGAACTCGCCCGCAGCTCGCGATGGTTTCCGGCTCAAGAGGCATTCGGATGCGTCTCAACACGGTGGCTGGCGCACTCTTGGACCGAAAACGACCTCGTTGTCCTCGCTTTCGTCGTCCAACAAACCGCCGGctg GTCCACTTCTGAGTCCGAGCCCTACACCACCAGTTTTTTCACGATGGAGTACCAACCTTCTGAACAGCGCGGGCAGTTCTCCGGCGAGTTCGGCGAGGTCTTCGTTCAATCATCGACAGCCCTACCTTGGCTGGCGATCGCAGGAGAGACTCTCAAATCCCAGGACACCGGCGGAGCGACTCGCCCAAGGGATACTTCCCAACGTGCCACCTTCGTCCAATAAG AAACAAGCGACGAGTTTCGGTCCGGCGCAGCAACTCGAGGTGAGGAATTCGATAAAGGAAGTGACGTCAGCGATCGTTCATTACGTTCAAAGCGGTCAGGAGGTGAACGGTGGACGCCTTTCGCCGCGTCAGGACGATTGGGAGGACAGGGGTGGCGCCAGGTCGACAAGCCCCAGAG GGAGCGTGAAATTGTGTTGGATGGAGAGTTCCTTCGTCGGCATAAGACCCGTGGACTCCCCAAAAACGCCGATGAGCCTGTCAGCGGATCCCGAATGTTGTGCAATCTGCAATTCAACGCCGACTGAACCTTGCACCTGCGTTGATTCTGCAGCTTCCGGTCTTTTCCTAGACTTAACGCCGGACGGTGGCCAGAAAATGTCGCCATCGCCCTCATCTCATCATCACCACCGCCACCATCGTG AGTCCGATAGCACGATGGCCGACACTAGCCAATTGGGGGAAACATCACCGCCTTACAACATGCAGGGTGGCCAGGTTCGTCGTAAAAGTGAAGGGAGCGATACGTTGCCTATGAAGAATGTCTCAAAGTCTTCGAGTCTACGCAATCGTCGAGTGTCCTTCGATAATGTCCAGGATACATCGGGGACCTCGCAGTCTCAGCAGcaacaattatttgaaaaaatgatggtACGTTGTCGGTATGGAAAATGCACAAACTCAGTCACAGCTGGTGAAGCACGCCGAAGTTTCAAGACTTGTCATAACTGCTCGTACGCCTACTGTTCTCGAGAATGTCGCAGAGCCCACTGGGAGCGACACAGAAGAACATGCCTCCACTCAAGAGCAGGTACTTTGTGTCGACAAGTACTTTCATCAGCAAAAAAGGATGGACATACTCTTCAGCATATTTCTACCCTCGCGCGTCGAGGCTACTGTTCACATGGCCGTGGAGCAGTAAAGTGTTTTTTCACCAGCCCTGAGTCTGCAGAGAAGTTCATCAGCAACGGTTTCATTGATCTTGGCGAGCCCACCTATATCCGGTGGCCAGATCTGCTTCCAAGTGAAATGGGTACCGAGCTCCATGCCGAATTGATGCGCTTGTGCAAGTCCTACAACCCAGATTCAAAGCTAGTACTTTATGTGGCTGTTTGTGTAGTAAGCGAAGTACCTACTATGGGTGCAGTCAGATGGGAACGTCAGTTGGTTTCTCGATGTGCCAAAATACGTTTAGCTGGTTCTTGCAAAGAGCCCAATGCAATTTTGGTCACGTCAAACGTCCAACAGcaccaacaacagcaacagtcTGAAAGACAAACGTCACCGTGCAACATAACTCGAGAAATGGACTCACCAGAAACACTAGTATTGACCTCATTTCCTGGAACAAATGGTCAGAACACCCCGCAACGAGCTCGAGAAATAAGTTTCACAAATATACAAAGACAACTGAGACTCAGAGGCGTTTCTTTGAGAAAACACTTTCCACAAGTATACAGAAAGCTTTGCTCTTATGTCGATGGATCCGTTGATAAGTTTGCACCAGTTACCATCTACCCGCGTGATCAGGCATCTGGAAAGAGCTTCATGTGCATCATTATGCTAGATGCTGAACCTGAACGGCTTCAGCTACTGCCCACAGACTCTTCAAGGGTCAGAACAGTCGACATCAGTATAGAACAGGAGTAA